The segment aaatatttataacacTTGGGACATTGTTTAAGAAGCAGGAAGAAAGCGGAGTCAAAGGTCCTGTGAAACCACAAACTATTACTCAAAAAGGAAAATGTGccagtaaaacattttttcaataGTTGTACTTGTGACTTTTATAGTTAAATAAGGGGAAAGTTTcagaactaaaaaaataaataaactgagaATTATAAATATTCTGACTGTTCTGATTGTATACTACACAGGATGCATAGTGGAGCTTGAGTGGATGTATAATGAATGTCTGCGAGTCTGTAGTGTGCATAACTCCATCATCATCCTTTGGCTCCCCCATGAGGATCAGAAATGCAATGTTACACTTTATACATCAACTGAACTGATTCAAAGTGCTGGAATATGTAGAGTATAAGCTATATCTATATAACATACATGGAACTACATTGTAGGCTATGAAAGTTGCTAAATAGTTAAAAATGCAGGTTCAAGAAATTAAGTGAGAGAGGGCAAAAGCACATGTAACTTACTTTGGCTTTTTGGCAGGCAGTTCTGCTCTCTGGGTCACCGTCTTCATCAGGGAACATCTTCTCCAAGATCAGAAAGGACAGCAGACCTCCTATCACCCACAAACCCTGCATACGATAGTGTCTGTGGGACCCATCTATCCAGCATATGCAAACACAAAAAGggtgagaaagaaaaaaaaagaaatttgccTTTTTCTATATAAAtctaagaagaaaaaaaaaaaaaaattaaaattaaacttcACTAAGCTCCATCtagtgttattgttaactaaaactagtAAAAAGCATTTATGTAATTGAaaagattaaataaaacattagatgaaaaacttaaaaataagaATTTGCCTCAAATGCAAACTAACTGAAATACAATAAGtattaatattactaaaacaaaatgaaataaaatatttttaataaataaaaattatataaaatataaactgaaaatataaaagtaaacaattcaaaactttaattctataaatgtatactttaaatacaaaaaaaaaaaaaaaggctccACCTTAACTGTACTGTATAGTGACCAATCCTtcctttattaaaatatttgacaAGCTTTTGGTCTCATCTTTTAGAAGTTTACAGAagttctgtgtgtttttattttttaatgataatGCAAGCTATGAATTACACTGTGTTAGCCTTAAAAATGAAGTGTTATCCCAAAAATTAAGACATAAGATCAATAAACATATGCTTCAAAGTAAATGTTACTTAGTGCCATTTTTCCATATTGATTCCAGTACCATAGTGAACATGAGAGACTGCGCCAGAGTTACCAAGGGAACGGAGTGTAGTGAAGGGTCCATTACTGGGctagttaaaatgttaaaaaggcaTAGTTTTCTAAGGGATTCCCATTTCAAAGACTGAGAAAGAGCACACAGATGATGATTAATGCATGAACAACAGcaaatgttaaatataatgtGAGAATTCTCACCAGGACTGGAAGTGTAAGCCCAGGCTTCAGGAAGGAGGTGGAGAAACACGTCTCCTAGGAGACCACCAATGGCAAAACTCAGCAGCTTCTTCAGCTTCTGACACCCAGCTGCAATCAGAGTGAAAGCATCAGCGTCATCTCCATAAACATACCAGAAATGCTTGATATGCATCttgctgtattaaacaaatcCTTCACATGTACATAGCAGACAGAGAAACGCATCTTTAAGAATCATTTTGTTCAGCTTAGGTTCTGAAGCTGCAAAGCTGTAATAACATAGTTTGCAATGAGTTTGTGGGATTATATTCCCACAGACTCATTGCAAACACTTTAAGGTTGCAAGCCTAAAATATCTAACGCCATTATTCACCATTGCTTTCAAAATCATGTGGTGAGTCTCTGTGGTACAGGACACACCTAAAATTGCTTATAATTCCATCTAACCCTGTATTCTCCTGCCCACTGCACTCTACACTGGTAGGTCAGAACAGACCTTCTCTTAAGCCTGTCTACTTCCTGACTGGGATCCACTGCCAGACTCTGAACTATTTCTGCATGACTGATATCATCGCAGACAAAAGTTTCACTGAGCAGCATTGCCCTCTGCAAAGGTCTTTACAGACCAACCTGTTCACTGTATAATGTTACTGTGCAGCACACCTTTTTTGCATTCACGGTATTATGGTTCTGTTGGTTCTTCTCTTGAACGTCCACTACATCAAGAATTATTTGAACAAGCCATGACAGGTGTAGCAGAAGATGCGATTGCTCAACAAATTCTTTTGAAGGTCAAGCATGCTCACACAACGTTATTCTCAGTGACGGTTGGATATTCGCTCTGCAAGATCATTGTCATCATATGAATACAGTGgcaaatgttcatttttatatttattcatcaTTCCAACGATACAGATTTCATTGCGTATAAGGAATCTACAAGAGAAATATTCATTCAGGTCTGCTCATGCATTTACCATGTACTGCTGCACTTTCTGTGCCCTATCAAAAACAAAACTCTTCATCAACAGCAATGTCTTTCTGACCATTATTTTTAAGTAGTAACTGAGTAAGCTATGAAATATTGTGGCTTTGCTTACACATCGTCAGCTACCTAATAGTGTGAACTGCCGTATAaccacactgtaaaccctaacgctcaaaataattgttttgagtaggacaaacttaaaccaattagttcagtcaaattaacttttataaGTATTAAGCacttttttctttcaagttcacagaactaACAGTTTTAAATTGTTAAGCAAATTGAACCGTTTCATtgttgagttttatgaacttttttcttttaatttagaagaACTTAATTTTAACTGAAACTGAACTGATTTCTATTTCGCAGCATACTTTGCCCATGACACTGAAaaaggagagtaaatgttaaaatgaagtgttaaaaacatttcaagttaagaGCAATTAAAATTTATGGAGTAcaaaataaacttaaactttgaatttcttaacttaaaaattgagACAACTGATTGCCTcaattttttttgagttttgccaacttattcaggCTTATACAGTGCAGGAGGAACCagtattatttcaaataaaataaaaaaataaaatgaaaaataaaaagagaaattCACAGAAATTTTAGGACTGAACTTGATGACTTAGTTGTCATTCtcctttaaaacacacacacatattatataatatatatatatatatatatatatattgtgtgtgtttattttgtggaTGGGAAATTACTTTAACATggtacgaaaaaaaaaaaaaaaagactgcgGAACTAGGAAAAAGCAGCAAAGAAAAATCCCACGGAAAACATGATCTTGAATTAAAAGGAGGAAGTGCCACAAAAGCCCTGCCTTAAATCTACAAGCCGTTTCTCTCTTGCTTGTATTAATAACAAACACATGTCTGTTTGTCACACTAGGCCTGATGTGTGAACAGAATATTTTAACAATCATCTAATTTTCCCCATTTTGCTCACAAATTATAGATGACCTGCACAGGGCCAGAAAAGAAAACCTTTTCCACCTGAAGGAATAAACAAGGAGAagacacaaaaatacaaatcCCTGTCCATTAGTCAGCACTGGGACACTACTGCGAATATCTGGACCAGCTCTGGCTGTAACACAATGAACCTGACCTGGTTAGCATGTAACCTGATCCTAGATTAGCTGTTACAATGAGCTGGTTACATACAAAGGCCTAGATCACAAACAGCTTGCAAGCATATAAGTGTGACTTACCCTCAGTTTTCAAAGTTGTTCCAGCTTCAATGGGTATCACTAAAAGCGGAAAGATACCACTGAGTCCGATGGCAATCGATCCCAAGAGGGAGCAGAACCAAACGTCTAGGTTATCTACAGAGAACAGCTCATCCAGGTACTGGAGGTCTAGAAGGTCCTTAATGCACCACGGTCCTGGTCCTGCAGGTGCAGTCTTTGCCTGGGCCACAGCAGTCTGAGCCATCATCTTCCCACCAAAGGATGACGCCAGTAGGGCGGCGACAAGGAGCAGCACAGCAAATGCCCAAACGGGCTTCTCAGGTCCTGCGCTCATCAGCCCAGACCTCCGCAAAACACTTGGAAGAAACATGTGGGGTGCTGTAAGGTAGAGAGGAGCCTTCAAACAAAATTTCATGAAGTGGAAAGATTAGTTAATAATGTTCAGGGTTTCTTAGTTCCGGATGAAATAAACATTGTACAACCCAGTCACTTTACCATATCAGTGGCATCAAATATTTGACACATTTTCAGTGTTGTGTTTGAGCCACTTTGAAATTTAACAAGAGCATCACAAGCAGGAATATATTCTCTTCTGTAAACACTagagttcaaaagtttggggtcagtaagattaagGTTAAAGTAATACTATTATTCAGCACTGACACTTTAATTTGATCAAATGGGACAGCAACACTATTAAATGCTGTTCGtttgaaatataaaaagaaaccttagaaaaaaaaaatagtttccacaaaaacattaagcagcacaaacacAACTGTTCAACATGGATAATCagaatattataatgatttctgaaagaacATGAATAAATtgcgttttaaaatataataaaataaaatcagttaCATTGtatggtgagcataagagactgcttatatatatatatatatatatatatatatatatatatatatatatatatatatatatatatatatatataataaaaaaatatatatataataataataataataataatttgaccCTAAACCTTTTGAATGGTTCAGTTATATCTGTGAAATTATTACTGTCGGATGGACAGAATTTCTGATTACCATTTAGATTACTCTTTAAaaccattatttaaaaaaaaaaaaaaaaaaaaaaaaaatccccatgGCAACTATCAAAAGGATATGAATACCTTTACAAAGGTGATATCTGTTGTAGTTCTTATATAGCAACTTGTTAACCACAGCTTCAAAATTCAAGTATGACTGAGAAATTTATGCCTGAAAATATGAAGGACATTTTATCCATAATTCAAAAACTGCTATTCTTAAACCCCATTTTGAACAGGGAAACCATTGAGAATTAGCCCTCTGGCTTGACCTACAAATTGAAATGGTCTGGATAAGGTGACTAACTGCCTCCACTTCTATCTACATCCCCAAAAAACACAGTTTAAACAGAATACACCACATAAAAAGGCAGACGTTCAAAAAGACCAAGGCTATGAGTCACAGCCCACACAAAACACCACACCTTTTAGGTAGTTACAGTCAACACGAGGATATAATGTATaaagaaattaaacatttaaaacatgataTCAGATAATGCAATATAGCCAGGCCTAACACAATCTCTTCAGACAGTTTATAACTATCGCTCAATAATAATGAGGCTAAATTAATTCAGCGGTCTTCGTCTTTAAACAACACTGAAACTTGATATAAGAGTTTAAATTGCCTTTATTGTATGTGCATTTATGAATTTGAGATTTAACCGTCGTGAATGTCACTAATAATGCCCGTTTTGCGTGGACAAACATGTTGTACAATCAGTAACATTCACATACGCTTGGACGGTTTTTGGAGTGGACGTGCACGAGTTCAGGAAGCGGTGAAATTCCCGAGAAATTCCAGACCGTTTTTCCGACAGTTTTCAAAGAGTTTGCCACGTTACAGCGTTTCGCTGCAAAACTAATCAAAGCAGAAAATCGAAGGCCCGAAAGCAAAATCGGTAGTGTTTATGTGATACTTATGGGCAATGCACAGAAACTCGCAAAACACAACGTTGCTGCAATTATGTTTCCGATAAAAGCAACTGTGTTTGCAAACTACTTCGATACAAAGTTGCGTGCCTTCAAAAAGAATCACTGTCGACCAGATTTGCAGCGATAAATAAAAACCGTTTTATCTTACCCTGCTGATATTCCTACAGTTTTCACTCCGGTTTGACCCTGCCATCCAGGCACTGCTGTCTAGAACAGCTGGAGCACTGCAGCAGACCGACTCCCGATTTCTCTGCTGAAATATTTTCCACTGTCAGCCACGTCACAACGACCGGAAGTGCATTTCCAGACTGAGCCCAAGTACAggtctctgcaggacagtgatGATCAGTGGGCGAGGCCATAAATAGAGGGGCGTTCTTGAGAGCGTTACCTGATTTGCCCACATCAGAATGTGGGtagggtttaggggtggggACGGGTGaaggggatcattttcattgcaTGATATATAGACACCCATCAGTTTGAAAACAcccacaaatacagaaacgcccGCGAACTAAGCGCGCACTGGACTCTTCGGAGGAGGAGACTACAGAACGTGCTAGAAAAAGATGATTGTTTTACCCGCAGTAATAATGGCAAAAGGAGGTAATCATTATAAAAAGTAGCCTACATCCATTTCGAGCATGGACTCcttttacaaaaataatttcCCTTATAGGCCTATAATGTAATGAGTTTAATGTCCCCATGatctcaagtttttttttttaggttttagtatggatatgttagccttaagttTAACCATAAGCTAGTGTGCttcaaaataatgacaaaatacGCATTTAGAAGATACAAGCATTACACTTCCGCTAATATGGACGAACGATTTTGATTACATCATtctgcacttcagcttctcatcagattttctgtccaataGCTAAATATCACATACACAAATGTACATTTTCTAAATGCAaacctcatttttttttaaatttaaacttgaaatgaaaatgtattttgaatCTATTgagttcttaaagggttagtttacccaaaaatcctgtcattaattactcaccctcatgtcattccacacctgtaagacctttgtttatctttggaacagagactgagatatttttgatgaaatccgtgagCTATCTAGCCTCCAATAGACTGCAACATTATTACCActgtcaaggtccagaaaggtagtaaagacatggttaaaatagtgcatgtgactacagtggttcaaccttaatgttatgaagtgatgagaatattttttgtgtgcaaaaaacaaacaaaaataacaactttattcaacaatttcttctcttcagtcAGTATCCTACACTGTTGACGTAGTAAACAGTGCAGTGTTTCctggttctacgtcagaatgccagctcagtattggccaacgctgttcacgtgagcagctcgacacatgcatgtgatgctgacacaggaggcGGCCAATAATTATACggcattctgatgtagaacctggaagtgctgcactgtttACTGTGTGGCCGACGCTGGATTGTATTGTCtttaatgtgtttatattttgtGTCCTGCATGGCTTTTTTTATGCTTTCTTTTATATGTTCAGTTCAATGTTTAactgtacagcactttggtgcAACTGttgcttttaaaggtgccctagaatcaacaattgaatttacctcagcatagttgaataacaagagttcagtacatgaaaaagacatacgttgagtttcaaactccttcttatataatagttctcatttgtttaaaagacctctggaaAACAGCGaaactcaacataacaccgactgttacgtaacagtcgggatcattaatatgtacgcccccaatatttgcatataccagcccacgttcaaggcattacacaagggcagccagtattaacatctggatctgtgcacagctgaatcgactaggtaagcaagcaagaacaatagcgaaaaatggcagacggagcaataataactgacatgatccatgattacatgatatttttagtgatatttgtgaattgtctttctaaatgtttcgttagcatgttgctaatgtactgttaaatgtggttaaagttacctttgtttcttactgtattcacggagacaagaaccgtcactattttcatttttaaacacttgcagtctgtataattcataaacacaacttcattctttataaatctctccaacagtgtagcattagccgttagccacagagcatatagcctcaaactcattcagaatcaaatgtaaacatccaaataaatactatactcacaggaattgatgcatgcatgcatgaatgacaaacatcttgtaaagatccatttgagggttatattagctgtgtgaactttgtttatgcactgtataactgcacttatagtcgagcttgagagggcagggagcgagagatttaaaggggccgtagcctgaattggtgcatagttaatgatgccccaaaataggcagttaaaaaaattaattaaaaaaaaatctatggggtattttgagctgaaacttcacagacacattcaggggacaccttagacttatattacatcttttgaaaagacgttctatggcacctttaaatgtgctATAGAAATAAATTTTGACTTGATTTGACTAGACTACTGTGTGAACAGCAAAGGAGACTGacatgaaagaaaataaattgttgaataaagtttttatttttgtttgttttttgcactcaaaaagtattctagtcgcttcataacattaaggttgagccactgtagtcacatggactatttgaatgatgtctttactactttactgggccttgaaagtggtaataacTTTGCAGTCTATTGGAGGCCAGATAGctcatggatttcatcaaaaaatatcttaatttgtgttctgaagctgaacaaaagtcttacaggtttggaacgacatcagggtgagtaattaatgacaggattttcatttttgggtgaactaaccctttaaaagctaTGAGAACATTGGCTGTGTTTAAGGACTTGgacagacagtgtaaatattcataatattcaaaatatcaaatattcagactgtgtaaatatgctttctaTTGAATGGAGTCTGGTTTTGGTGTCTCACGAACCATGGCAGTGTGCACACAGTCCGCTCCGGTCCAGAGATATGATAGAACAGTGCGGATCATGCTTGAGTCGGCGCAGACCACAAAAAGTATCAGACCCAtctgaattctgcacagaatgttatattttaaagcgATGGAGGAAATTAGGAGGAGAAATGGTTAGACAGACTCTGCATTAGAAACAGAACTGACAAGTAGAAGagataatctatctatctatctatctatctatctatctatctatctatctatctatctatctatctatctatctatctatctatctatctatctatctatctatctatctatctatctatctatctatctatctatctatctatctatatacagtgcacagcataaatgagtacaccccctctgaaacttctgaaagtcagcaattactcaataacttagaagacatgttagggttctttagagatataatgttccagcaagtctgcttaatcaattaaCAAAGAAGCATGTctaaattattcaggaaaataagattatcttatcaaggtgataaaatgttgtgtagcaaaaatgagtacaccctcctaaaagttactaaataaaacaaaaacaaattttctgATGTAAGTTTAAGGcgatgtttgatcaacaggcaagtatgttgaaccaaaacatttcaaaagaagtaatttcttgttatatttcccactgaatcattctcagacttaatgctgacaacaatggaaccacttgggaaccaactgtcaggagacttatttctgagcacaaaagaggacagtggtacgagaggattaccaaatcattgctttaaatgtgaaaatatagcaaaagtaacacagaaattcaaaaacaatggacttgtgatAAGGCCCCTcaaataatcaggccttcattttaagctttcatttagtgatgagggattttttgcttgacaaagagcaggagaaataccaagcgagtgtctcagagccagcacaagctatgaaaagagtgactgtttatctcacagagtaagatgcagcctgcagaaatgacatgcatggttgctgttctcactggaactacctactgtagccaaagcacaataaagtcagttagcctTATccaagcccatatttacaaaatatagattctgggaatcaagactctggtctcatgagaccaaatcaatcattttggatctaacagtatccaaaatgttatggtgttgctagataaggagtacagtgagaagtgcctggttcccacagtgaAGTTtagtggtagtaaagctcttatatagggatgtatgagtgctgaaggagtgaaggagttgtgctttatcaatgctgtcatgaattcccagACCACTGTCTAATTTATTGCTATTGTGAAACAGAACATGTTACCCATTCCacattccctgcattgttgggcatttttttAACATGACAATTGCATTTGCAATATGCATTCTCCcaggtgaaaaaccttctgtggacataaattgcactcaatcttaacactcttgagcacctgtgggggattctgtagagacgagttAAGCAACACTCtccattaaagatcagggcatttaaggagcccatcatccaggagttaaacaggacagatgtgacaatttgttATGAACTTGACACTCCATGtcaagaagggtcagagcagtatattcaaaattatggaggtCATACTAAGtgctagaatattatacatttgttgaattagggtgtactcatttctgcaatccttaatttaaacaaaattggctaatttacttattttatagctattaatgacatatatttctcagtttttattatgtatatgtttaatccattttagttttgccatattttcattaattgtattattgatcataaagaaaatacatcttttgtgtttgttcagagggggagtactcatttatgctgtgcactgtatataTCTATTTATCTACTCGCATAACAACTTGTCACATACAATATCCAAGCAACCACATATGCATTAGCAAACACCTTTCAATTTGAAGTGCTTTTTAATGTGGTATAAACGTTTAAACAAGGCCTTTCCAAAGTCTTGATAAACTTTTCTTTACTAGGTCATCTTAGTATTGTTCTGTGTTATAAGGAGTATGGAATGATTGtaacatattttgtttaatGACAAATCAATCACTTTTGGAGTTTTCACCTAAATGGATATCTCACCCCTtatgaaaattaaccatggttttattttagtaaaagtgtaGTAACCATGTTTTTTGGCAGATTGATTACCATTTGTATGACCAGAGTTTTACTACTAATACTATGGTTAAACAATCATTAGTGTAgcaaaaccatgttttttttttttttgtttgttttatttgtagtaaaaccatggttaattttcgtATGGGATATATGTCAATATTAAAGGGTCTCTCAAGATGGCTGTCTAAACTTGTAGTTATAATGCAGACTGCTATAATCACTGTAATTTGTAACAATAATAGGAAAGCACAAATGAAGTGCATATTATATGTTTTTTATAGTTTGAAGTATCCTTAATGCACAGTCATGAAGATCATTGTGAGATTATGTGTTATTATTTGGCAACTAAAACAAGTTAAGGTTGGAGCGGTGCAGTGGTTTTTAAAAATTATGGATGGAAAGTGAAGATCATTTTCTAGCTCTAGTTGAAGATTGTatgattaaagggatatttcacaaaaaaaaaagaaaattctgtcatttattcaccATCGTTTTGATCCGAGCATGTACAGTTTGAGTTTcattcttctgcagaacacaaaagaataaacaatgaatgacagaacagaattttatttttgggtgaacaatccctcTAACTTTGGTCACTTGTACCACTCCTGACCACAAGATGGCGCAGTTGATTGAGGTGTATTCTCTGGAACAAAGATAGAACAAAAGTTTACAAGGACTTATccctgttttatttttaaaagcatgTAAAATTAACTAGATCTTTACATTTTATGGAGAAAGTGCATGTTCTAATTCCCACCCTAAAACATCTAAACTAATACATCTAATACATCAATTTCAGATGTGCAAATAAGA is part of the Chanodichthys erythropterus isolate Z2021 chromosome 11, ASM2448905v1, whole genome shotgun sequence genome and harbors:
- the slc39a13 gene encoding zinc transporter ZIP13 isoform X1; protein product: MAGSNRSENCRNISRAPLYLTAPHMFLPSVLRRSGLMSAGPEKPVWAFAVLLLVAALLASSFGGKMMAQTAVAQAKTAPAGPGPWCIKDLLDLQYLDELFSVDNLDVWFCSLLGSIAIGLSGIFPLLVIPIEAGTTLKTEAGCQKLKKLLSFAIGGLLGDVFLHLLPEAWAYTSSPDGSHRHYRMQGLWVIGGLLSFLILEKMFPDEDGDPESRTACQKAKSSSTEMSSEVSVSPKTNGICSNNNSDSKPKTDISPYTEPEKIKTSGYLNLLANCIDNFTHGLAVAGSFLVSRKVGFLTTFAILLHEIPHEVGDFAILLRAGFDRWKATRMQLSTALGGVLGASFALCSHSQHGAENATAWILPFTSGGFIYIALVNVVPDLLEETNPRNSLLQVLLLFCGIAVMALLSVVMD
- the slc39a13 gene encoding zinc transporter ZIP13 isoform X2 — protein: MFLPSVLRRSGLMSAGPEKPVWAFAVLLLVAALLASSFGGKMMAQTAVAQAKTAPAGPGPWCIKDLLDLQYLDELFSVDNLDVWFCSLLGSIAIGLSGIFPLLVIPIEAGTTLKTEAGCQKLKKLLSFAIGGLLGDVFLHLLPEAWAYTSSPDGSHRHYRMQGLWVIGGLLSFLILEKMFPDEDGDPESRTACQKAKSSSTEMSSEVSVSPKTNGICSNNNSDSKPKTDISPYTEPEKIKTSGYLNLLANCIDNFTHGLAVAGSFLVSRKVGFLTTFAILLHEIPHEVGDFAILLRAGFDRWKATRMQLSTALGGVLGASFALCSHSQHGAENATAWILPFTSGGFIYIALVNVVPDLLEETNPRNSLLQVLLLFCGIAVMALLSVVMD